One stretch of Lacrimispora sphenoides DNA includes these proteins:
- a CDS encoding acyltransferase family protein, whose protein sequence is MIESRRLSYIDIAKGIGMICVILGHMEIDKINTIVFSFHMPLFYIINGYFIKKSDYSVFILKKAKTLLVPYLFTGLCIVVFEVFKDLCRCIYDRIPFDISSWIYAILYGSGSNYSSPFFIKSIGALWFLLALFLAFIIYNYIIDKKYFWIYVFFLLWGI, encoded by the coding sequence ATGATCGAATCTAGAAGATTATCTTACATTGATATAGCAAAAGGAATTGGAATGATATGCGTTATTCTTGGACATATGGAAATAGATAAGATAAATACAATAGTATTTAGTTTTCATATGCCTTTATTTTATATAATAAATGGGTACTTTATAAAGAAAAGCGATTATAGCGTATTTATATTGAAAAAGGCTAAAACCTTATTAGTACCGTATTTGTTTACAGGTTTGTGCATCGTTGTGTTTGAGGTTTTTAAAGATTTATGTCGTTGTATATATGATAGGATTCCGTTTGACATATCAAGTTGGATTTACGCTATATTATATGGTAGTGGAAGTAATTATAGTTCGCCTTTTTTTATAAAGTCAATTGGTGCTTTATGGTTCTTACTGGCTTTGTTTTTAGCATTTATCATTTATAATTACATAATTGATAAGAAATACTTTTGGATTTATGTATTCTTTTTATTATGGGGTATATGA